In Myotis daubentonii chromosome 11, mMyoDau2.1, whole genome shotgun sequence, the genomic window taaataatgctTATTTCTGGGTGTTAGGATTACtggtcatttttgttttcttccttttacatttctgttttctgtggtGAGGAGGTGTTATGTACTAAATAGAAGACCACACTGATTCTAGTGAAAAAGGTCAGGTTTGCCCAGCtggcgtgcctcagtggttgagcattgacctatgaaccaggaggtcatggttcaattcctagtcagggcatatgcacaggttgctggctcgatccccagtgtgtggggcatgtggggggcagctgatcaatgattctctcattgatgtatgtctccccctctctctctctctctctctctcactctctctctctctctctctctctctctctctccccctccctctccctctcccttcctctctgaaatcaatacaaatatatttaaaaaacaaaaaagaaggtcAGGGCTGCAGTTCGTGCTTGTCCAACAGCTCCTCGAGGCTAGTGAGAGAACCAGCTGCTGAAGCCAACCTTGTCCCTTCAGCCTGGTGCTGGTCCCTTTCTGGAAAGCCCACTGTGCTCCCCTGGCCTCTCTTTCATACTCAGTGTGTTTGGAAGGGGCACAGCAAGGAGGATGCCAGGTAGCACTATGTCTTGGGGTCATTGTTCAGCAACAGTGGGGACTTCCCTCTGGCTCTAGCTTGGTCATTGTGTCCTGCTCCTCTATTTTGCCTCCACAGGCCATTGAGAAACTGGTCGCTCTTCTCAACACTCTGGACAGGTGGATTGATGAGACTCCACCAATGGACCAGCCCTCTCGATTTGGGAACAAGGCCTTCAGGACCTGGTATGCCAGACTTGACCAGGTGAGGCTGTCACAgacaggctgggggctgggctggagggagctTTCAGGCATATCAGAATCACTGGGAGTTTGTTAAGATGGCAATTCCATTTACCAAAAGGACAGATGCATTTAGCCACCCTCTGGGAATGACCATGTGGATACCATGTTCTCTGCACAGGGCTGTTTAGTAGGCAATTGATCGAAACACCCTAGGTGTCCGTCTGAGGGGATCAGTTAAATAAACTAGTACCTCCGCCTCTGGAGCACTGTGCAGCTGTAAGGAGGAATAAGGAGTCCCACTAGGGAACTGAGGGAAGGGACTCTGCCGTCTACTGTCAGGTTGAAGAGCAGCCAGGCCTATGATGCATATGGCAAGCTGCCTTTTGGttagaaagagggagaaataaaaagtatgtttGCATTGCCCAGTTTGCATAGGGAAACATCACTGGAAGGATACACAAAAGGCAAATAAAGCTGTGGTTtcttttggggggcaggggagaggggggtggtgGGGACAAGGGTGGAGTGGGACTTCTCAGTTCATCCCTTTTAtcacctgtttattttttaatcatatgaAGGTGATTCCTgttcaaagcaaacaaacaaacaaaatgcaggATTGCAACCCTGTCCTCAGAAAAGCAGTCTGTCAGTCCAGATGGGGTCTGAGAATCCAGATTTTCACCGTGTCTCCAGGAGATTCTCAGGCCAGGTGTCCACACACTGACCGTGTGGAGCTTGGGTTCTCATTTCTCTGGCCTGGGGTCTTCACGTGGAGCAGAGGGGGCTCCAAGGACCCAGCAAAATGCTTTCCTTCCCTAAGAGTAGCTCAGATGCCTCTGGATTCTAAGATGGCACATGGGcttgagttgttgttttttaaagatttttatagagttactagaggcctggtgcacaaaattcgtgcacaagtacagtccctaggcctggccggtgagcAAATTGTGAGCATCtagcatggaagggcaggtccgaGCTGACCTcttggccctgggcagcacctgggcccctgggccctgcatgcccccttccgcctgagccattgggcccctgcccggctccctcagcactTGGGAGCCGGgcggtggccccgccccccaccactgccactgatTGCCATTTTCAGGGCGTTTGGCGGGGTGACTGGGccccgcctggctccctcagtgcctgggaccCAGGCAGTGGCCCTACCCCCCACCGCCgctgctggtcactgtctgcTGAGCAGTGGGTGGGATGATCGGGCCCCACTCGCaaccaccttggcctggtgctgcccgctcacctgctccaccatcctgccacggtcccgctctcattggggcccGTCAGGGCTGgcactgccgcccgctgccagcgccacgtcacagatgcccaccatgttccatgccgccccctggtggtcagcgcacttcatagcgagtggtcgaactcccggttgaagggacaatttgcatattaggcttttattatataggataacttaaAGCTGACATATTATAGCTGTACAGCTTAATGTATTTTTGCCCTTACTATATTTTTACCCTTAATGTATATTTACCCTTAATGTATATTTACCCTTGCACCCACCACCCATATTAAGCTATAGAACATTCCAGCACTTAAGCAGGACCCTCGTGCCCCTCCTAGTTGATATCTCTCCAGCTCTTTTGATTTCTATTCCATAGGTAGATTTTGACAttttttgaacttcatataaatgtctggcttattttacccAATGGTATGTCTGTatgattcatccatattgttgtgtATAGCAGCAGATCTTTTtcattgctgcatagtattccattgtttgaaCATAGCACAATTTATCCATTCTGTTGTTGATGGACATTTCGATTGTGGGCTGTTTTCATGTTTTGGCTACTGTACAAGTCTGCTGTGAACATCCTCGCATACACCCTTTGATGGGCATATGGCACTCACTCCCTGGCTGGGAGTATGAAGAAAGACAACATCTATGGGATGTTGATGAGTTGCCAGATGGGAAAGTTTCATGTCTTATTTTCAGATCCCTGCTGTCTTGCCCCCAGGACCCTGTCACCTGGAGGAAGAGTCAGCAAATGAACAGCCACTCCAGAGTAGTCTTTGTTTTGTAAGAATAAAtgctctcccttcttttccttctgtggCCCGTTCAGAGTAGGGGCCAGGCCGCCTGGCATAGCAGCCGGGGTCCTAGCCGGATGCTGCCCCTGGACGCTTGCCTACCAGGATGCTGCATAATCTGCTGCCACCACTTTGTGTCTCTTGTGTTATCAGGAAGCAGAAAACTTGGTGGCCACAGTGGTCCCCACCCATCTGGCAGCTGCTGTGCCTGAGGTGGCCGTTTACCTAAAGGAGTCAGTGGGGAACTCCACGCGCATCGACTATGGCACAGGTACCTGCCTGCCCCGGCACTTACTTGGCTAAACTGCGTCCTTTCTGGGCTGTTTCCTCTCTGCTTTCGGGTTGTCTCTGGGGACCCCTGAGCAAGCAGCCTGACAGGGCTAGCTGGGGTACAGCACTGCGGGGTGCAAGGAGGCTTGGTGCTGTTCCTGCAGCTCTGGCTccaaccaccagggggagctGATGCCACATGCCTGCTGCCATATGAGCTGAGCTGATTCCTGTTCTTGGTAAAAATGGTCTCTCTGAGCTCATTGTCATCACCAAAGtgatttactgagcacttactatagcTCAAGGCAATTGTTCACAGAAGCCTTGAGAAATGAGAGCGCTCAGTAGCCCCTGGCAGCACTGTGGCCACCTCCTCCCTATGCCCCTGCTCCTCCACATCCCCTGTGTTCTTGAGTTCTCAAGGAGACGGAGCAGGTGGACACCTTAATGGGGGAGCGTTTTCCAGGTCAGGGGGTGGCTGAGAGGGATCCTTGCTTTGGTAGGCCcgcctttcctttcccttccacccCAAAGCAGGCAAGTGCGAGTGCTGCTGTTCTCCGGCCTTCCCCTTGCCTGGCTACAGAGGTAGGCCTGCAGGGGGCCCCCTTGGACCTGGGTCCTGGGCAAGCTTTGTGTCTGCTTCCCCTGTTGCTAGGGAACGGGTTTATCAAGTTTTGGTTCTTTGACTAATAGGGAAAgacctggaggggagaggggccaggtcagcagggggtggGGTTTTCTTCCCTTCTCAGTTGCTCTCAGATGTGCAAGAGTGATGGTTACCCCTGAATGATGATGGCTTGGATTCTGGCTGGTCACGATCAGAAACTGCAGGTGAAAGTAACAGTTCACAAGTTTTTTACGTCCCTGGAGGGACCTTCAttctggaggaggaggacaggaagTCACGGAAAtactctcttcccctccctccaatTACGTTTTCTGTGACTGAACCGTGGGTTCAGTCCAAAGGCCAGTCGGTGTTTTCTGTGTTGCCGACCATTCCTATGCGGCATGATGGGAGGAAGCAGGTGCCTTTAGACCATATGGGGCCCTGCTTAGAATGGGACCTGCTTGGAAGCCCTCAGTGGCTCCCATTGCTCTGGGGATGAAGTCTGAGCTTTGACTCCGGCTTGGAGCCTCTCTGATCTCAGCCTCATCTTGTTACgctttctcccttgctctctgctTCAGCCATACTGGCCTCCCGAGGGTTCTTCCAGCATACCACATTTTTTTCTGGCCTCATGGCTTTGGATGTGCTGTTTCTTCTGACTGGAATGCTCTCTTTGCTTTCTCACCCCCATGCCTTGCCAGTTCTTATTCATCTTTcagattaaatattattttcttagggAACCCTTTGGCCCTTATGTCAGGGTCCCCCTGTGACAGTGTTCACCTTCTCCTCCTTCAGAGCCAGAATATAGAAGTGATTGTGTATTTAATGTCTGTCATAAACTGTCACACAAGGGCAGGGACGGCCCTCAGAGTAGGTGTTCAAGAATTAGTGAGTGAGttaaatttacaaaattaaacataaatgcCTGTTTAAGAAGCAATAGTCTGGGCCTGTTAGGAGTAGAATTATAGCTCTGGTGGTTCAGAGGGCCTAGGTCTTGCTGGGCAAGAAAGAGAACCTATCATCTCCATGTTGACCTCCCTCCTTGGAGGGGCAGTTTCAGTGATTGGGACACGGGTGAGACCAAGAATAGTCgcgttcctttttttttttttttttgaagactgTCAACCTCGGCTGTTTTTACTCCCTCAGGACACGAAGCAGCCTTTGCTGCTTTCCTCTGCTGTCTCTGCAAGATTGGGGTGCTCCGGGTAGACGACCAAATAGCTATTGTCTTTAAGGTGTTCAATCGGTGAGTGAGACACGGGCAGGAGGGGTAACTGCTGTGGGGGAACAGGTGGCCTCTTTCCTCGTCGCTGTCAGGCTGGGGACGGCGCTAGAGGGCTCTCCGAGCGCCTGCGGGTTCTCTTGTCCTGCCCtaagcagctggggctgcagatGGGCTGTCCAGGTCTCCTCCGAGCAGGTTCAAATCCGAGTGAAAACAAGTGATGGAAATGCTATGTCAGGATTGCTGACGCTTCCGCGGTGTCCACCAGGTGGAGGCAGGCTGAGTGCTTTACATACGACTCAGTGACGTGGTTTGTCTGCGTGTATCTGTGATGGCAGGCTGAGTGACGTGGTTTGTCTAGTGTATCTGTGATGCAGGCTGAGTGACGTGGTTTGTCTAGTGTATCTGTGATGCAGGCTGAGTGACGTGGTTTGTCTGCGTGTATCTGTGATGCAGGCTGAGTGACGTGGTTTGTCTGCGTGTATCTGTGATGGCAGGCTGAGTGACGTGGTTTGTCTGCGTGTATCTGTGATGGCAGGCTGAGTGACGTGGTTTGTCTGCGTGTATCTGTGATGCAGGCTGAGTGACGTGGTTTGTCTGCGTGTATCTGTGATGGCAGGCTGAGTGACGTGGTTTGTCTGCGTGTATCTGTGATGCAGGCTGAGTGACGTGGTTTGTCTGCGTGTATCTGTGATGGCAGGCTGAGTGACGTGGTTTGTCTAGTGTATCTGTGATGGCAGGCTGAGTGACGTGGTTTGTCTGCGTGTATCTGTGATGCAGGCTGAGTGACGTGGTTTGTCTGCGTGTATCTGTGATGGCAGGCTGAGTGACGTTTGTCTGCGTGTATCTGTGATGGCAGGCTGAGTGACGTGGTTTGTCTGCGTGTATCTGTGATGCAGGCTGAGTGACGTGGTTTGTCTGCGTGTATCTGTGATGGCAGGCTGAGTGACGTGGTTTGTCTGCGTGTATCTGTGATGCAGGCTGAGTGACGTGGTTTGTCTGCGTGTATCTGTGATGGCAGGCTGAGTGACGTGGTTTGTCTGCGTGTATCTGTGATGGCAGGCTGAGTGACGTGGTTTGTCTGCGTGTATCTGTGATGCAGGCTGAGTGACGTGGtttgtctgcatgtatctgtgaTGGCAGGCTGAGTGACGTGGTTTGTCTGCGTGTATCTGTGATGCAGGCTGAGTGACGTGGTTTGTCTGCGTGTATCTGTGATGGCAGGCTGAGTGACGTGGTTTGTCTAGTGTATCTGTGATGGCAGGCTGAGTGACGTGGTTTGTCTGCGTGTATCTGTGATGCAGGCTGAGTGACGTGGTTTGTCTGCGTGTATCTGTGATGGCAGGCTGAGTGACGTTTGTCTGCGTGTATCTGTGATGGCAGGCTGAGTGACGTGGTTTGTCTGCGTGTATCTGTGATGCAGGCTGAGTGACGTGGTTTGTCTGCGTGTATCTGTGATGGCAGGCTGAGTGACGTGGTTTGTCTGCGTGTATCTGTGATGCAGGCTGAGTGACGTGGTTTGTCTAGTGTATCTGTGATGCAGGCTGAGTGACGTGGTTTGTCTAGTGTATCTGTGATGGCAGGCTGAGTGACGTGGTTTGTCTGCGTGTATCTGTGATGCAGGCTGAGTGACGTGGTTTGTCTAGTGTATCTGTGATGCAGGCTGAGTGACGTGGTTTGTCTAGTGTATCTGTGATGGCAGGCTGAGTGACGTGGTTTGTCTGCGTGTATCTGTGATGCAGGCTGAGTGATGTGGTTTGTCTGCGTGTATCTGTGATGGCAGGCTGAGTGACGTGGTTTGTCTAGTGTATCTGTGATGGCAGGCTGAGTGACGTGGTTTGTCTGCGTGTATCTGTGATGCAGGCTGAGTGACGTGGTTTGTCTGCGTGTATCTGTGATGGCTGGCTGAGTGACGTTTGTCTGCGTGTATCTGTGATGGCAGGCTGAGTGACGTGGTTTGTCTACTTGTATCTGTGATGGCAGGCTGAGTGACGTGGTTTGTCTATGTGTATCTGTGATGCAGGCTGAGTGACATGGTTTGTCTGCGTGTATCTGTGATGGCAGGCTGAGTGACGTGGTTTGTCTGCGTGTATCTGTGATGGCAGGCTGAGTGACGTGGTTTGTCTGCGTGTATCTGTGATGCAGGCTGAGTGACGTGGTTTGTCTGCGTGTATCTGTGATGGCAGGCTGAGTGACGTGGTTTGTCTGCGTGTATCTGTGATGCAGGCTGAGTGACGTGGTTTGTCTGCGTGTATCTGTGATGGCAGGCTGAGTGACGTGGTTTGTCTGCGTGTATCTGTGATGCAGGCTGAGTGACGTGGTTTGTCTGCGTGTATCTGTGATGGCAGGCTGAGTGACGTTTGTCTGCGTGTATCTGTGATGCAGGCTGAGTGACGTGGTTTGTCTGCGTGTATCTGTGATGGCAGGCTGAGTGACGTGGTTTGTCTAGTGTATCTGTGATGCAGGCTGAGTGACGTGGTTTGTCTGCGTGTATCTGTGATGGCAGGCTGAGTGACGTGGTTTGTCTGCGTGTATCTGTGATGGCAGGCTGAGTGACGTGGTTTGTCTACTTGTATCTGTGATGGCAGGCTGAGTGCCGTGGTTTGTCTAGTGTATCTGTGATGGTCGCCCAATGACGGAATCACTTAATGGCACATTTCTCAGAACGTGTCCCAGTCGTTCAGCAGCACATGACTAATTCTCACAGtaaccctaggacagtgatggcgaacctatgacacgcgtgtcagaggtgacacacgaactcatttttttggttgatttttctttattaaatggcatttaaatatataaaataaatatcaaaaatataagtctttgttttactatggttgcaaataatcaaaaaatttctatatgtgacacggcaccagagttaaggtagggtttttcaaaatgctgacacgccgagctcagaaggttcgccatcactggcctaggacgtgGCAACTGTCAATCCACTGTATAGGTGAGGACACAGGCAGAGAAGCCGGCCTTTCCCTGCGGTCACACAGCCAGGTGAGCCCGGGCATCAGGCTCTGACCTGTGCCCTCACCACGCAGACCACTGCCCGGGAGCGCAGGTGTGTTTCCGTCATTAGAGCGTTGACAGTGTCCATTCAGGGCCCTGCTGCAGCAATGCCGGGATGCAGGAGCTCCAAGGAGGTTTGGGCGCAGCCCCTGACAGCGGTGGCCACCGAGGTTAGAGAAGCGGAGGCTCCTGCCGGGGCCTTCACAGTATCGGGAGTCGGTGGTGCtgactccctttttttttttttttttttttaatatattttattgattttttacagagaagaagggagagggttagagagttagaaacatcgatgagagagatcgatcagctgcctcctgcataccccctactggggatgtgcccgcaaccaaggtacatgcccttgaccggaatcgaacccgggacccctcagtccgcaagccggcgctctatccacagagccaaaccgttCGGCTGACTCCCTTTTTTAGGAGGTGTTTTGCCCCTTTCATGGGCCAGAGGAAGGCTGCGTTGGGAGAAGACAGTAAAGCTGCATTGTTTTGGGGGTATCAGCTGATAACTTGTGCAAGACTTCACTGAAATAGAGACCAGTTGTACTCTTAGGTGCTTATCTCTGCCTCCTTGAGTTCCCAGAGGCAGAAGAGTTGAGACTGTCCTTTTACTTTtctgccttccctctcttccccacccccctgtgCAGGTACCTTGAGGTGATGCGGAAACTCCAGAAAACATACAGGATGGagccagccggcagccagggagtgTGGGGCCTGGATGACTTCCAGTTTCTGCCCTTCATCTGGGGCAGCTCACAGCTGATAGGTACTGAGGGGCCAGGCACCCCTCCGCACACCTCCCCGCCAGAGCGCACTCTGTGTCCCTCCTCCGTCCCTCCCGCCTTCTCCTGCCCAGAGAGTGACCCCTGGTAAAACACACATTAGACTGGCTATCGCTGCCGCCCTGCTGCACGCCGGCGTGGCCGGCTGCGGAGGCGGAGGCAGAGTTCCACCGAGATAATGGAATGTGACACGGGCCGGAGCAGCGGCCCTTGCCTGGCGCATAATGGACTGGTGTGAAATGCGCCCCACTCCTGGCAGCAGCTGTGGGGTTTTATGTTGAAAATCAGGGGCTCTTTGACTCAGTGACCAATGTCATCCGCTGTCGTCATTGAGCCACCTGCAAGGGGCCCATCAGGGAGCTGCCACCAGGTGCTGGGCAGTGGGCCGCTTGCTGTGGGCCTGCTCTGGTGGACCCCCGCTTTCCCCTGGGCCAGCAGAAGTGGGTGAGTGTGCAGTGATAACTCTGTCTCGGTGTAGGTTGAACTGCCTGTGACTATCAGTAAATGGCCATGTgttgggcactgctctgtgccaggccctgtctgAGTGCTCAGGTGGGTTATCTCCCCAGGCCGCTCAGAGCCTGGGAACCGTTAGCGGACCCTGCGCAGGCACCGCCGAGCGCTTTCTGTGATTGTCAGGCGGCACTCAGCAGCCCTACAGGGAGGTGCTGTGCTTGTCCCCATCGCACAGAGGGGAGAACTGAGTCACACGGTTAGAGGGCAGCAGAGCCTCAGCTTGTTCCACTGGACATACACACGCACCAGGCCATTTACTGCTCCTGTGAGGTCCAGTGTCCAGGGCACACAGGCAGGACTGTGGCCCTGGGGTGGGTGTGGACCGTGTGGGCCAAGGTGGCATGAGCACCTGGTTCTGAACCCCGGGGCTCTTTGCTGTCCCCAGATCACCCGTATCTGGAGCCCAGGCACTTTGTCGATGAGAAGGCCGTGAATGAGAACCACAAGGACTACATGTTCCTGGAGTGTATCCTGTTCATCACCGAGGtgaggggaaggggtgagggagaagcCCACGGCAGCCTCCGGGCTGAAATAAACAGAGTTGGTGGCTTTGGACAGGGGAGCCAGAACTGCTGCTCAAAGATGGCAGGGCTGGCCCGGGAAGGCTGGTCATTGGAAAGGAAGCCCCACTAGGCCTCTCTGAAAAGCTGTCAGCTTCTGACCGTCCAGGATCTCCCCTAAGTCGGCCGCCTGGGGTTTCTGCATGAGTCGAGAGACTGACTCGCTCACGAGCAGACTCAGGGGCTGAGCAGCAGGTTTGAAGGGGAGGGGTGTCGGCATCTTGCAGGCGGGGCCCAAGGGTCTGTAGAGCTGCGTGTGAGTGGCTGTGGGATGAAGCCATTGCAGGAGTTGGAGAGATGCTGGAGTGGACGGCAGGACAGATTCCTCCGAAGGGACGCGTCTGTCAGGGCCGGAGGACGGGCAGGTGCAGGGCCACGGGTGAAAACCAGCAGGCCTGGGCCTCCCGCAGTGCAGCCTTGGACTGCTCCCTCAAGATCGCGTTGGGAGCTTGTTAAAACGCACATCCCTTGCCTTGGCtggtttgctcaatggttagaacgTTGGCCCTCGGACCGAGGGGTCTCCGGTTGGATtctcagtcaagagcacataccttcattgcaggttcaatccccagcgagaggcaaccaatcaatgtgactcGTTCTctgtccccccctcctccccctcccatccactctgtctaaaaaaacccaaaaaaacaaaaagagaatggaaaaaatacacttctcaggtgaggatttttttttttaaatatattttattgattttttacagagaggaagggagagagatagagagttagaaacatcgatgagagagaaacatccatcagctgcctcctgcacatctcccactgggggt contains:
- the PTPA gene encoding serine/threonine-protein phosphatase 2A activator isoform X1; this encodes MAEGERQAPPDSSEETPPATQNFIIPKKEIHTVPDMGKWKRSQAYADYIGFILTLNEGVKGKKLTFEYKVSEAIEKLVALLNTLDRWIDETPPMDQPSRFGNKAFRTWYARLDQEAENLVATVVPTHLAAAVPEVAVYLKESVGNSTRIDYGTGHEAAFAAFLCCLCKIGVLRVDDQIAIVFKVFNRYLEVMRKLQKTYRMEPAGSQGVWGLDDFQFLPFIWGSSQLIDHPYLEPRHFVDEKAVNENHKDYMFLECILFITEMKTGPFAEHSNQLWNISAVPTWSKVNQGLIRMYKAECLEKFPVIQHFKFGSLLPIHPVSLC
- the PTPA gene encoding serine/threonine-protein phosphatase 2A activator isoform X2: MAEGERQAPPDSSEETPPATQNFIIPKKEIHTVPDMGKWKRSQAIEKLVALLNTLDRWIDETPPMDQPSRFGNKAFRTWYARLDQEAENLVATVVPTHLAAAVPEVAVYLKESVGNSTRIDYGTGHEAAFAAFLCCLCKIGVLRVDDQIAIVFKVFNRYLEVMRKLQKTYRMEPAGSQGVWGLDDFQFLPFIWGSSQLIDHPYLEPRHFVDEKAVNENHKDYMFLECILFITEMKTGPFAEHSNQLWNISAVPTWSKVNQGLIRMYKAECLEKFPVIQHFKFGSLLPIHPVSLC